A stretch of DNA from Chloroflexia bacterium SDU3-3:
CGCGCTGCTTGGGCGCGTGCAGCCCCAGCAGCTGGGTGAAGAACTGCTGCGTCGGCTCCTCGTGGCCCAGGCCGGGGCCGACCAGCAGCGCGGCGTAGCCATCCAGGTGCTTCAGCAGCTCGTCGGCGGATGCCGCCCCCAGCACACCCATGCCCTCGTCGGGCAGCGGGCGCAGCGTCACCTCGGGGGCGCGGCCCGGCGAGGCCAGCCCGCCGCGCCCGGCGGCCAGGGTCACCAGGCCCGCGCCCACACGCAGCGCGCCGCCGGTGGCCAGCGTGGCCGCGCCGGGGTAGTACAGCGATCCGGCCACCACCATGGCCTTGCCAAACGTCCCCTTGTGCGAATCGTCCGGTCGCGTGGGCAGCAGGCCCTTCACCAGCTTGGATGTGATCTGCTCGCTCATGAGTCCCTCCAATTGCTGCGGCGGTAGGCTGATCGGCGCGACACGAATCGCGCCCACGTACGAGCGGCCAGGGTAGAGCAGCATGCCGCGCTTGACCGCGCCGGTGGCCGCTGTCACATCGGCGCGCACGGCGGGGCCGGGGGTCGCGCCGATGTCGGCGTCCATGCCGGTGGGCACATCGATGGCGAGCACGCGGCGGCCAGCGCCACCCGACCGCCAGGCCGCCAGCCCCGCGATGATCGCGGCCAGCGCGCCCTCGGCGGGGCGGCTGACGCCGATGCCCAGCAGGCCATCCACCGCCAGCGCGGCGTCGGCCAGCAGCCCCGCCAGCTGATGCTGGTCGGGGTCATCCTCGGCCAGGGTCTCGGGGATGCGCCGCTCGCGGCACAGCAGGCGGTTGGCGTCGCCCTCGGCCTGGGCGCGCCGCCACAGGTAGAGCCGCACCGCGCAGCCCGCGTCGGCCAGGTGGCGCGCCACCACCAGCGCGTCGCCGCCGTTGTTGCCGGGGCCTGCCAGCACCACCACCCGCGCCTCGTGCGGGTCGCCCAGCGCCCGGATACACTCCAGCGCCACGCCCAGCCCGGCCTGCTCCATCAGCCCCGCCCAGGTCGCGCCCGCATCCACCGCGGCCTGCTCCAGCGCGCGCATCTGCGCCACCGTCACTAGCTTCATACCCGCTCTACCCGCTCGCTCCTCTTCCTGCGGCCTATTGTACACCATCGCGACCATAGCCCGTCGAGGGGAACGAATACCACGAAGACGCAAAGGCACGAGGGGAGCGCAAGAACCATTTACCACCAAGACACCAAGGCACGAAGAGAAGAAAGGAAGAAAAGGCCATTGTCTTTGGCGAATGGCCAGCTTTACCCACCCGGCCCATGCGGCGAAGGTGCCGCTCGCCCGCACTGGCCATATGCACGAACACCAGCCGCCAGTATTCGGCATTGGAATGCTTCAAATTGGGGATTCGAAGGGGGCGACGCCCCCTCGTGGGGTTCCTAGGGGCTAGCCCCTAGGCGCCGCCCGCGCAGGGCATCCACCCACCAAACATCAACCACTGCCATCGCTCATTTAAAAAGCCCAGCGCCGGCGGGAAAAGTGACACCTGTTGAGGGGCGCTGCCCTCAGCAGGTGTCACTTTTTTGGGCAAGGCATCTGGAAGCAACAAAGTACACTATCTCGGGTGCCGGGCCATACGCAACACCCGAGATCGGGAATCTCATCCACCTGGCCCATGCGGCGAAGGTGCCGCTATGGTTTTGATGGCCATATGCACGAACACCAGTTGCCAGTTTTCAGCAGAGGAACGCTCAAAATTGGGGGTTCGAAGGGGGCAACGCCCCCTCGTGGGGTTCCTAGGGGCTAGCCCCTAGGCGCCGCCCGCGCAGGGCATCCACTCACCAAACACCTACCACTGCCATCGCCGAATGAAAAAACGCCCAGCGCCGGCGGGAAAAGTGACACCTGTTGAGGGGCACT
This window harbors:
- a CDS encoding NAD(P)H-hydrate dehydratase, whose translation is MRALEQAAVDAGATWAGLMEQAGLGVALECIRALGDPHEARVVVLAGPGNNGGDALVVARHLADAGCAVRLYLWRRAQAEGDANRLLCRERRIPETLAEDDPDQHQLAGLLADAALAVDGLLGIGVSRPAEGALAAIIAGLAAWRSGGAGRRVLAIDVPTGMDADIGATPGPAVRADVTAATGAVKRGMLLYPGRSYVGAIRVAPISLPPQQLEGLMSEQITSKLVKGLLPTRPDDSHKGTFGKAMVVAGSLYYPGAATLATGGALRVGAGLVTLAAGRGGLASPGRAPEVTLRPLPDEGMGVLGAASADELLKHLDGYAALLVGPGLGHEEPTQQFFTQLLGLHAPKQRGQIGFRLGHAPGQAEQKPVELPPLVIDADGLNLLAEVEQWWERLPAGRAVLTPHPGEMKRLLKAEELPGDLPEAAAQAAARWGQVVVLKGATTVVASPDGRSALLDGGNAALATAGTGDVLAGAIVGLLAQGLAPFDAAVAGVYLHSAAGRALRDELGDAGTIASDLLPRLPLAIRAVKQG